One Propionispora hippei DSM 15287 genomic window, CGGAACGCTGCCGAACGGCAGACTGGTGGAAATCGTCGAAATCAAAGATCATCCCTGGTTCGTCGGGACCCAGTTCCATCCGGAATTTAAATCCCGTCCGACCAATCCGCACCCGCTGTTCAGGGATTTTGTCAAGGCGGCGCTGCAGAATAAATAATGAATAGAAACTGTCGGAGTACCGGCAGTTTCTTTTGTATACATACCAGGGCGTGTTTGCAAGCTAGCTGAAACGCTCTCTGGCGGCGCTTTTTGTGCCATACTTTACTAAAGTTTTTTGAAATAGGGGCCACTATTCCTGCAAAACTTCAGTTCGTCTGGCACAAAAATCACTCGTTATGAATCATTCCATTAGTTTGCAAACACGCCCTAGTCAAAAGGAGGTAGACCATGTATAAAAAGACGGTAGTTCTTGTGATTGTAGGCATTGTAGCCGTATCGCTGCTGGCCGCTGCGTTTGTATTCCCCAGGCTTACCAAATCGGCGGGACAGGAAAAACCTAAAATTGCTGTTATTTATGTAGATGGTGTCATTATGGGAGGCCGCGGTCAGGCGTCGCTGCTTTCCGATTATGGCGGTACCGACAATCTGATCAAGCAGTTGCATCAGGCCCGTGACGACAGCTCGGTCCGCGCCATTCTTCTGCGCATCAACAGTCCCGGCGGCAGCGCGCCGGCCTCGCAGGAAGTGGGCGAGGAAATCAAAAAAGTCCGGGCTGCCGGAAAAATCGTTGTAACCTCCATGGGCGATATGGCGGCCTCCGGCGGCTACTGGCTGGCGGCCTGCACCGACAAAATCTATGCCAATCCGGCGACGCTGACCGGCAGCATCGGTGTCTATATGCCCTATGCCAACTGGGAGGAATTATATAAGAAAATCGGGATTCGTGAGGAGAAAATCAAGAGCGGACCCCATAAGGATATCCTGTCCCCGGACCGGCCGATGACGGAGGAAGAACGCGCTATTGTGCAGACTATGGTGGACGATATGTATAACCAGTTTGTCACTATTGTGGCTGAGGGACGGAAAATGGACCCGGCCAAAGTCAGGCAGTTGGCTGACGGTCGCATTTACACGGGCAATCAGGCTAAAGCGCTGGGACTGGTGGATGAATTGGGCAACATGTACGATGCGCTGGAGGGAACGGCCCAACTGGCCGGCATCAAGGGTAAGCCGGAAATCAAGGAATATGGCAAAATGTCACCTTGGTCCATGCTGATGGGCGCCAGTGAAAGCGTGGATCTCAAGCAGCTTTTGTTCCATCAATTGAAAAATGATTTGCCGGTTGTGGCGCCGATGGCCTTACCGGAAAGATGGCAGGTGGAATAATGGATACGATATTTGAGCAGGTATACGATGTACTGTTTCATCCCCGTGCAGCCTTGCAAAAAATTGCGGAACGGCGACCGATCGGTCAGGCGTTAATCATCTTTTTGATCAGTGTGATCATCCCCATGTGGGCGGTGTATTTCGGTGTCAAAGCCAGCGGCCTGCCGCAGGCGCCCGGGGTCATGCTGGTGCTGGAGCTGTTTGGCAGTCTTTTGTTTTGGCTGTTGGGAACGGCTGTCTGGCACCTGATTGCCGAATTGTTCGGTGGCCGGGGCACCGCGCTGGGGCTATTAGCCGCGCTGGGCTTTGCCCATTTTCCCCGGGTACTCTTAGTACCGCTATGGGTGCTTTCGTCCCTGATGCCGCCGGGTATCAGTGCTTTTTTAGTGACAGGCTCTTTCTTGGTTATCCTTGTTTGGAGTCTGTGGCTGGATGTTTACGCCATTAAAGGGACCTATCAGGTTTCCGGCGCCAAGGCGGTGCTCATCCTCCTGACACCTTTGCTGGCAGGAGTAGCGGGCATGTTCATTATTATGATCTTATTGGCCAGTGCTGTCATACCCTGGCCGCCTAATCTGTAACCTTAGGAACCATTGATTTATTCGCACTGCCGTCCTGACGGGCCTTTTTCCGTCTAACTGAGTCAAAAAAGCTTTGAAATAGCCTTTCTTTTAGGTTTTTCTTGCTTGCGGGACGAAAAAATCTCCCGTCACGCCGACAGGCTCATTAGATTGTCGGTTCTCTGACGAATAAGGATGGATGCTGATATGAAACGATATATACTGGCAGCGCTGTGTATAGCGCTGCTTTTTGCCGGGTGTGGCGGGAACAAACCTGTTCCCGCCGGCAAGACTGCCCTGACGCCTGTCGCTCCGGAGCAGGCAGCGAAGTGGCAACTGGCGGAACGAATCAGTGAAACCGGGGAAGGGAACAGCGCCCGGGTGCTGCAGACGGCCGGCACGGCGCCGGAACAGTGGCTGGAGCTGGCTGCCGGCAACGCCGGAACGATCGAATACAAACTGGAAGAGCCGGCCGATATAGCCGCCTTTTTCAACGGAGACGTAGAGTTTTTATCCACCCAGGGGACAGCGCAGGTAGTATTGACTGCCCTGGATGCCACAGGCGGGGAAATCGCCCGGTTGGGAACGGTGTTTACCGGAGCTTTGCCGCTGCAGCAGCAAAACAGCCAATGGCAGGATAAACGGTATGTGAATAATTATGAGGGCCGCTGGGAATCGCTAGCCCGCGAGCCGGAGTCGCTGCTCACTGCGGCCGTTCCCGGCTTTAAACCGGCCATGGCTGCCCGTTACCGGCTGACCATCAAGGTTGGGCAGGGTCAGCATGCGCTGATTAAGGGCCTGACTGCCGGGCTGACGCCGGCTAAAGCCGTGGAACTGTCCGCTGGGCAGTCCGCCTATACTGCGGTGCTGGGCGATACTCTGACTGTAGAGGCCCGGTTAACCAACCACAGCCGGCAGCCGATTGACAAACTGACGGTGCGCTGTGTGGAACCTGAGGGTTATGGCTATGTGGTGGTCGGCGAGGCCGCACAGGAGGTTACGGCATTGCTGCCGGGCGAAACGCGCGGCCTGTCCTGGACGATAAAGGCGCAGCGCCCCGATGCGGTTAATTTCGCGAAACCCTGGCCGGTACGGCTGGCGGTGGAGGACCGGACTTTCGATCTGGCCAAGCTGGCTGTCCGTGATCCCGGGCCGGGGACGGTCTACTATGTCATGACCGAGGATTTGGAGCCGATCGATTCGGCTGGTTATGCCAAAGCCTGGGGCAACGCCAACGGCTGGCTGGACCCGGAGGAATTTACCGTCCAGTTGGTGCAGAAGGCTGAAAGGCTGAATGCCATTGCCGAACAGCATGGCGCCAAGTGGACCCATTACACGGCCTGGCCGGCGGTTAAAGCCGCCGAATGGGCTGCCGGCCAGTCGGCTACCGGTAAGTGGCAGCAAGCCACTCTGGCTATCCGGCAGTCGGTGACGGAACAAAGCCGCCACGGGCATGAATATGCCCTGCACATGCATAGTGATTATGCTCCCGAGCTGCCGGGCAATGTATTATCCTATAACGCGGCGGTGGACGGTTTATGGGCCAACCATCTGCATCACGGCTGGGCTCATTCGGTCGTTACCGAAGGCGATTTTAGCGACGGCAGCAGCCGGGCCGGTATTTTATATACCTATCAGCGCATTATGGAAGAGCTTAGCGCCGATTCCGGGCAAGGCGAACTACTTACCACCCGGGCCGGTTCGTTTGATATTGGCAACGTCAATGCAGATGAACAAATGAGCACCAACGCCTACCGGAAAGTGGGACTTTGGGGTTCCAGCGATGCCGACGGCAATCTGGGCGGCAGTACGTCAGGCGCTTACGGCCAGGAAATTTATTTTGCCAAGGCTGACGATATCAACCGGCCGGCCGGTGACTTTAAAGAAATCGGGTTGGTTGAGTTCAGACCTACGCCCAAGCTGTCGATTGCCTATGATACCGATACGGCGGCGGTGATGAACGAAAAAGCCGATCAAGGCATGCGGGCCTTTATGATGGACGGGCAGATTAAACCGGGCGTCCATCTGATCGACGGTTTTACCCATGCCATGTTCATGCTGGGCAATGGTGATTGGAAAAGTCTGGAGGGAGGGCAATTCCAGGCATTGGACGAACATTTGGCTTATTTGGCTCAGACTTACGCCGAGAAGGGGCTTTTGCGGTTTTCTACAGCCAGCGAACTGGTCCGCGCTTATATCGACTACTATACCCCGAACCTCCAGGCGGTTTATGGCGCCCGGCTGAGTGATTCCTTCGGAGTCAGCGAATATGCTGTCCAACTGCTGGGAAAAAC contains:
- the sppA gene encoding signal peptide peptidase SppA; its protein translation is MYKKTVVLVIVGIVAVSLLAAAFVFPRLTKSAGQEKPKIAVIYVDGVIMGGRGQASLLSDYGGTDNLIKQLHQARDDSSVRAILLRINSPGGSAPASQEVGEEIKKVRAAGKIVVTSMGDMAASGGYWLAACTDKIYANPATLTGSIGVYMPYANWEELYKKIGIREEKIKSGPHKDILSPDRPMTEEERAIVQTMVDDMYNQFVTIVAEGRKMDPAKVRQLADGRIYTGNQAKALGLVDELGNMYDALEGTAQLAGIKGKPEIKEYGKMSPWSMLMGASESVDLKQLLFHQLKNDLPVVAPMALPERWQVE
- a CDS encoding Yip1 family protein, which codes for MDTIFEQVYDVLFHPRAALQKIAERRPIGQALIIFLISVIIPMWAVYFGVKASGLPQAPGVMLVLELFGSLLFWLLGTAVWHLIAELFGGRGTALGLLAALGFAHFPRVLLVPLWVLSSLMPPGISAFLVTGSFLVILVWSLWLDVYAIKGTYQVSGAKAVLILLTPLLAGVAGMFIIMILLASAVIPWPPNL